Genomic segment of Yoonia sp. R2331:
GTCAGGTCGACCGTTGGGACGGCAGCTTGGGTAAAGGGCAAGAGCACGGTTTCAGATTGCCCCGGCACTGAGATCTCTAACAGGTCGCCCGCGCCGTGGTCCATCACGTTCTTGACGGTGCCAAGCGTTTGTCCGCCAGCATCAAGGACCAAAAGGCCAATCAAATCAGCGTAGTAATATTCGTCATCCGGCAGCGATGGCATCGCGTCGCGCGGGGCGTAAAGGGCCGTATTGCGCAGCGCGTCGGCGTCTTCTTTGGTAATGACGCCATCAATCCGGGCGGTGAACCCGTTCTTTGTCCGACCGGTCAGGACCAATTGGTTGAATGATTGGCCTGTTTCGGTGGTCAGCGGTGTATAGTCTGCGATCGCTTCTGGATCGGCGCAAAAGCTCTTGAGCCGCACTTCGCCGTGGACGCCAAAAGCGCCGCCGATACTGCCCACGATGATCTGGTCGTCACGCATTGCGTTCACTTCTCGATAAAGCAGGTGTTGTCGCGCCAATCCCCGTTTTCTGTCGCACAGACGTCCCTCGCATTTTGCTGTTGCAGATAGGTGCCCGCTGCAAAGGCGAGGAAAATCAGAACAAGCAGGCGGATCAAGCGAAACATGGACGTTCCGAACTGAATTGGCCCGGCCAGAGCGGCCGGGCCAGATGGGTGGCTTACTCTTCAGCCGCAGCTTCTTCTGCAGGCGCTTCTTCTGCTACAGGCTCTTCTGCGGGGGCAGCGGCGGCCTCTGCAGCGGCAGCAACCTTGGCGGCTTTTTCCTCAGCGCGGGCCTGAGCGGCTTTGCCGGGTGTGCCTTTGTTGGGGTTGTTGCGGTCTTTCTTTGCAAGCACGCCAGCGGCTTCCAGCATACGGCTGACGCGGTCGGTTGGCTGTGCGCCTTGACCCAGCCAGTACTGCACGCGCTCCATGTCCATTTTCACGCGGTCTTCGCTGTCTTTGGGCAGAAGCGGGTTATATGTGCCCAGCTTTTCCTTAAAGCGACCGTCGCGCGGCATGCGGCTGTCGGCTGCAACGATTGCATAGTGGGGGCGCTTCTTGGAGCCGCCACGGGCGAGACGAATTTTCATAGCCATCTGTTTTTCTCCTTAGATGTCTTGGGTTTGGCAGGTCATCCCTGCCTTACGTTTTGTGTTGGTTGTGGTGTTGGATCACTTCCTGAATGATGAAATTCAGGAATTTCTTGGCAAATTCGGGGTCCAGATCGGCCCGGTTTGCAAGGTCGGTCAGCCTTGCGATCTGCTGCGCTTCGCGCGTGGGATCGCTGGGCGGAAGGTCGTGTTCGGCTTTCAGCGCGCCGACGGCCTGGGTGTGCTTGAAGCGCTCGCCAAGTGTGTAGACAAGGATCGCGTCCAGCCTGTCGATGCTTTCGCGGTGGCCTTTGAGGAGTTCCGCGGCGCGGGTCACAGCGTCGGTCATTGGGTGTCTCCTGACGTGGGGCGAAAGTAGCGAAAGATGCGGTTTGTGTCGCCAAAGGGGCCCTTGGCGTCGGGGTCTTCGACCCCGCCAAGGCGCTGGGCCACAGCGGCAGAGGCCGCATTGTCTGGGTCTACATAGGACACGATGGTGTCGAGTGTTGTGGTCGCAAAGGTGTGGGCCAGCATGGCGGCACCTGCTTCGGTGGCATATCCCTTGCCTTCAAAGCCGTCGAAAAGTGCCCAGCCACATTCAGGCTCGGGAAAGTTGGGCGGCTGCACAAGGCCCGCGAAACCTGCAATCTGTCCGTCCGCTTCGATCGCCAATGTGCCAAAGCCATAAAGCGCCCAGGACGCGATATCGTTGGTGAACCAACCCCAGGCGTCCTTGTCGTTGTTCGGGCCACCCATGTATTTTGTCCGCTCAGGCGAGGCGGCAAAGGTAAAGTATGCGTCCCAGTCGCTACGCTGGTAGGGGCGAAGGGTCAGCCGGTCGGTGTGCAGAGTCGGGATCATGCTGCACCCCCATAGCCATAGATTGCCACATCCTGCGCCTGCGGATGGTGGCCGGTCCGGGTCGCGCCCAAGCGGGCGGCGACTTTGACAGATGTGGCGTTGCCATCTGCGATGTAGCTGACAAACCCAGCTTGACCGAGCAGGTCAAACCCCCAGTCGCGCAAGGCGGCTGCGGCCTCGGTGGCGTAGCCCTGGCCTTCGGCGTCGGTCGTCAACAGCCAGCCCAGTTCGGCTTGCGGGTCGCCAAATTCGTGACCCAGCAACACCAGCCCAAGTGGTGTGTCGTCGTCATCCCGGCGCGTGATCGTCAAAGCGCCGTGGCCGCGCAGGACCCAGCCCGCGACCAGTTGGTTAAAGTCCAGCCAAGCGTCCTCTGCCGTCATTGGGCCGCCGATATGGGTGGCGCGTTCGGTCGTGAAAATCGGTTCAAGACTTGCCCAGTCCGCGAGACGTGGCGCGCGCAGCACAAGCCGCGCAGTTTCGATACGCGGCAGGGTGGCGGTGGTGGCGACAACGCGATCATGTGCGGCACCTGTGGCCGATTTTTCCCAAGTTGGGCGTGTCATGGGCGCGCCCCCGATCTCGGGTGGCGGTAGACCAGCGTTTTCGGTGTCGGACCTGTTGCGTCCGTGTCCAGCTTGGCGCCCAGCTTTTCGGCCAGGCGGATCGAACGGGTGTTGTCAGGCAGAATGTAGCTGACAACGGTGGTCCAGCCCAACACATCCCACGCATGGCTGATCGCGGCGCGGGCCGCCTCTGACGCGATGCCGCTCCCTTCGAGGGACGGGTCGAACATCATCCAGCCAATTTCGGTCTCGGGCCAGTCTGGCGGGGTCCAGGGGCCAACAAAGCCAAGCGC
This window contains:
- the rpsP gene encoding 30S ribosomal protein S16; this encodes MAMKIRLARGGSKKRPHYAIVAADSRMPRDGRFKEKLGTYNPLLPKDSEDRVKMDMERVQYWLGQGAQPTDRVSRMLEAAGVLAKKDRNNPNKGTPGKAAQARAEEKAAKVAAAAEAAAAPAEEPVAEEAPAEEAAAEE
- a CDS encoding chorismate mutase, translated to MTDAVTRAAELLKGHRESIDRLDAILVYTLGERFKHTQAVGALKAEHDLPPSDPTREAQQIARLTDLANRADLDPEFAKKFLNFIIQEVIQHHNQHKT
- a CDS encoding GNAT family N-acetyltransferase, with the protein product MTRPTWEKSATGAAHDRVVATTATLPRIETARLVLRAPRLADWASLEPIFTTERATHIGGPMTAEDAWLDFNQLVAGWVLRGHGALTITRRDDDDTPLGLVLLGHEFGDPQAELGWLLTTDAEGQGYATEAAAALRDWGFDLLGQAGFVSYIADGNATSVKVAARLGATRTGHHPQAQDVAIYGYGGAA
- a CDS encoding GNAT family N-acetyltransferase, whose product is MIPTLHTDRLTLRPYQRSDWDAYFTFAASPERTKYMGGPNNDKDAWGWFTNDIASWALYGFGTLAIEADGQIAGFAGLVQPPNFPEPECGWALFDGFEGKGYATEAGAAMLAHTFATTTLDTIVSYVDPDNAASAAVAQRLGGVEDPDAKGPFGDTNRIFRYFRPTSGDTQ
- a CDS encoding GNAT family N-acetyltransferase, with protein sequence MSMTLQTQRLVLRQPVPSDWQPFHDFMMSDRSTMFGSHKNLGATWRAFAGELGHWQIFDYGMWSVTKRGSDTALGFVGPWTPPDWPETEIGWMMFDPSLEGSGIASEAARAAISHAWDVLGWTTVVSYILPDNTRSIRLAEKLGAKLDTDATGPTPKTLVYRHPRSGARP
- the rimM gene encoding ribosome maturation factor RimM (Essential for efficient processing of 16S rRNA), whose product is MRDDQIIVGSIGGAFGVHGEVRLKSFCADPEAIADYTPLTTETGQSFNQLVLTGRTKNGFTARIDGVITKEDADALRNTALYAPRDAMPSLPDDEYYYADLIGLLVLDAGGQTLGTVKNVMDHGAGDLLEISVPGQSETVLLPFTQAAVPTVDLTAGRIIADPPDGLFEAS